The following proteins are co-located in the Malus sylvestris chromosome 13, drMalSylv7.2, whole genome shotgun sequence genome:
- the LOC126596377 gene encoding protein DOS2-like — protein sequence MDFFKSVFSDDPLPSDDLHPDAQNDGGHPNPDWEPDRSPRPNYGAGAWSFGGLITTLATTSESVIQNYRRDLEEFGSGLKKETAVIREVASRAVKGLPGSLEVGASVAQESLETVGQAIDDIGSTVWKSTARIISHGRDAILADDDVESDNLDDNVSGNREIGGDDKRLSSSGSDLRKYSRFEAQVRAVQSNLSTYLEEPEDLESYGSWKLGFVLDEKAEEVENLMRENGVIGEIHGEIVPGKVDNESFWARYFYRVHKLKEVEEARAKLVNRAISGEEEDLSWDFDDDDEEDVGKEEGDGSDSKVGSSGNVELEKQKGASCEAAAREGADVESVEVAARESVSSDGGDKAESKFDGVSEGKTDGGDSCKESDVSIVSSQPSMPEEEDLGWDEIEDLGSIDENKGDATGSSANRADLHKRLAEEEEEEDLSWDIEDDEEDGAIKSH from the coding sequence ATGGATTTCTTTAAGTCGGTCTTCTCCGACGACCCCCTTCCCTCCGACGATCTGCACCCGGACGCCCAAAACGACGGCGGCCACCCGAACCCGGACTGGGAACCGGACCGCAGTCCGCGTCCGAATTACGGCGCCGGGGCGTGGAGCTTCGGAGGTCTGATCACGACTCTGGCGACGACGTCCGAGTCTGTCATCCAGAACTACCGCCGCGATCTCGAGGAGTTCGGGTCCGGGTTGAAGAAGGAGACGGCGGTGATCCGGGAGGTGGCTTCGCGCGCCGTCAAGGGTCTTCCTGGTTCGCTCGAGGTCGGCGCGTCGGTGGCTCAGGAGTCGCTGGAGACGGTGGGGCAGGcgatcgatgatatcggaagcACCGTCTGGAAATCGACGGCGAGGATCATCTCTCACGGTAGGGACGCAATCTTAGCTGATGATGATGTTGAATCTGATAATTTGGATGATAATGTTAGTGGTAATCGTGAGATTGGTGGTGATGATAAGAGATTAAGTAGCAGTGGTAGTGATTTGAGAAAGTACAGTAGGTTTGAAGCTCAGGTGCGTGCGGTTCAGAGTAATTTGAGTACTTATTTGGAGGAACCGGAGGATTTGGAGAGCTATGGGAGctggaaattagggtttgtgctGGACGAGAAGGCGGAGGAAGTCGAGAATTTGATGAGGGAAAATGGAGTGATTGGTGAGATTCATGGGGAGATTGTGCCTGGTAAGGTTGACAATGAGAGCTTCTGGGCTAGGTACTTTTATAGGGTGCATAAGCTGAAGGAAGTGGAGGAGGCGAGAGCTAAGCTCGTGaatcgtgcaatttcaggtgaGGAGGAGGATTTGAGTtgggattttgatgatgatgatgaagaagatgtaGGGAAGGAAGAGGGTGATGGGTCGGATTCGAAGGTGGGTTCGAGTGGGAATGTAGAGTTGGAGAAACAAAAGGGAGCTTCTTGTGAGGCTGCTGCAAGGGAGGGTGCTGATGTTGAGAGTGTTGAAGTTGCTGCAAGGGAATCAGTAAGTAGCGATGGTGGGGATAAGGCGGAATCCAAATTTGATGGAGTGTCGGAGGGGAAGACGGATGGTGGTGATTCTTGCAAAGAGAGTGATGTATCGATTGTTTCGAGCCAGCCCTCAATGCCTGAGGAAGAGGATCTTGGGTGGGATGAGATTGAAGATTTAGGAAGCATAGACGAGAACAAAGGGGATGCAACGGGGAGCAGCGCAAACAGAGCTGATTTGCACAAGCGGCTagcagaggaggaggaggaggaggatttgAGCTGGGATAtcgaagatgatgaagaagatggcGCTATAAAATCACATTGA